In Zingiber officinale cultivar Zhangliang chromosome 8B, Zo_v1.1, whole genome shotgun sequence, a single genomic region encodes these proteins:
- the LOC122015381 gene encoding WRKY transcription factor WRKY24-like, producing MASSTTAEVESSFSGAVAQEVAKIRDSAARLGELLAAEMAGNSAVGAVLGDLLQSSSRAFSLVNCTLPEGDIGSPSPREASSKKRRTSPAGDGRGGCRRRSNSSAKKVFKSESLDDGQTWRKYGQKSIQNSNNPRSYFRCTHKYDQGCLARRQVQQAEDDPKTFVITYDGEHTCRDPATASDHMASASGFRENACLIRFGASSSASFGAPPKQESTEEDVASNLTTTSTSSSSEFYSLGLPAMLPADERPALGATAAGDVTSGIHDDLELELLIDSCLGGVLGFDDGRFYYL from the exons ATGGCGTCTTCGACAACGGCAGAAGTCGAGTCATCGTTCTCCGGCGCGGTGGCGCAGGAGGTGGCGAAGATCCGGGACTCGGCCGCGCGACTGGGGGAGCTGCTGGCGGCGGAGATGGCTGGGAATTCCGCCGTCGGGGCCGTGCTCGGGGACCTTTTGCAGTCCTCCTCGAGAGCCTTCTCTCTGGTGAACTGTACTCTTCCGGAAGGCGACATCGGGTCGCCTTCTCCCCGCGAGGCCTCGAGCAAGAAGCGGCGGACCAGCCCCGCCGGCGACGGCAGAGGTGGCTGCCGGAGGAG ATCGAATTCGTCCGCAAAGAAGGTTTTCAAATCTGAATCTCTCGATGATGGTCAAACATGGAGAAAATACGGGCAAAAATCGATCCAAAATTCCAATAATCCGAG gagctacttcagatGCACTCACAAGTACGACCAAGGCTGCTTGGCTCGCAGACAGGTCCAGCAAGCAGAGGACGACCCCAAAACCTTCGTCATCACCTACGACGGCGAGCACACCTGCAGAGATCCGGCCACGGCGAGCGACCACATGGCCTCCGCCTCGGGTTTCAGAGAAAACGCTTGCCTGATTCGGTTCGGAGCAAGCTCCTCTGCTTCGTTCGGAGCTCCTCCTAAACAGGAGAGCACCGAGGAGGACGTAGCGAGCAATCTGACAACCACGAGCACTTCCTCTTCGTCGGAGTTTTACTCTCTCGGGCTCCCGGCCATGCTCCCTGCCGATGAGAGGCCGGCGCTAGGTGCTACCGCCGCCGGCGATGTCACTTCTGGGATTCACGATGATCTAGAGCTGGAGCTGTTGATTGACTCATGCCTTGGGGGCGTTTTAGGATTTGATGATGGTAGATTTTACTATTTATGA